The Yersinia entomophaga nucleotide sequence GTTGATCTGTAATTGAGTAACCAACGCATTTGGATCGAGACTTTTTATTTTAAAAGTGATTAATGCCCAGCTCCGCCATCCCCAGAGAACCATTAATCCGAATAGCATGACTAATAATCCTATTCTGGCCTTTTTATGGCAAAATCCCCGCCATAGCGTAATAAAGATACGCAAAGCTAAAGACCGCTGAGCCCACATTCCCGCCCCGTGGAGGAGCGTTACTTTCTTAATCATAGGTCGAGCCTGTAAGCATCAAAAAAACTCAATCCACGAAATAACAGAGAAAAAAAGGAGTACAATAATAGATGCTGACCATCTCCTATTAATAACTCGATTTAATATCAACTTAATTATTGATTTTTTCCTGGAACACATCAGTTTATGGCTAATATCAACTAATTTGAGATAACAATACTCAGGCAAGCATTTTTCTTCATTGGCAATAGTTTTATCCAGGAAAATATCGTTGTCCTTGTTATATTTCCCATGAAATCCTAGCCGCAGGCAAAGTAAATAGACCATTCGAAGCTCATTTTCATTTTTATCAATTTTTTCTAGCTGGTTGAAAAAAACATCCCCACCGGTAGTGGTCT carries:
- a CDS encoding DotU family type IV/VI secretion system protein — its product is MKTLIDCYVDVFRFALILEKQPDFNHNYQYVREKTTEVFERAAKAAESQGYSDSECDRALLAVMVWFDEFILSSSLSYAKQWKDILLQTQLFQTTTGGDVFFNQLEKIDKNENELRMVYLLCLRLGFHGKYNKDNDIFLDKTIANEEKCLPEYCYLKLVDISHKLMCSRKKSIIKLILNRVINRRWSASIIVLLFFSVISWIEFF